The sequence below is a genomic window from Mugil cephalus isolate CIBA_MC_2020 chromosome 14, CIBA_Mcephalus_1.1, whole genome shotgun sequence.
acttatttatttaccctAAAATAacaattgaaaaaataaatcaaagttaaattaaaaaaaagtaaaaaaagaagaagaaataaaaatatcatataaagttaaatgagaaaaatttgaaaattaaataaaaattttaaacatatctgaatgttaaaataataataataaatatgccaaataaattctaaattaaaaaaataaataaaaaagtaaaaaactaataaaaactaaaaatatcatataaagttaaatgagaaaaagcaaagcaaagcaattATTTTGGAGATACCTGAATgttaagataataataataaataaataaataaaatacagttaaataaataactgtaaaaaaaaaagaataaataaatattgaataaggctaaatgaaaaaaagattaaatataataaatgaatttgAACATAActgaatgttaaaataataataataaataaaataaagttaaataaaaatttaaaaaatatatatatcaaatagAGCTTAACAAGAAAAAtttcaaaattaaacaaaaaatagattaaTTTGACCAAAGCTGAATGTTAAAGTAAAAAGTACTCATGTTTGTTATGTACCTGCAATGACCTGCGTCTGAGCGTACACGACTTCTTCGGTGGTGCCGGCCTCAcgctcctccagcttctccccGATGCAGGCGATCACCCCCAGATCGTTCTCCAGAGCGTGAGCCACCTGAGAGTCAACCCACAgtccaacaataaaaaataataataacaacaaaataatcaaaaacgTTAAAATACTGACGCTCCCACCTTCTGCCCAATCAGCTCGTCACTTTCTCCAAAAACGTGGCGACGCTCCGAGTGTCCCAGGACGACCCAGTCTGCACCACAGTCCTTAATCATGGCCGGGCTGGAGGGACGGCGCGACAAAACATTAGGGACACCAGTGGAAACCAATGCGTCCTGAACTGAGACAAAACACCAAGCAACTAAAGGGAGATTAGCAACATGAAAGTATGTAAAACGGATCCTCTGCCTTAGAAATAGGAGGATGAGAAATTAacacaggagaagaagaagaagcaggagaaaaagaaggagaagaagaaaggaaggagaagcaggaggaggaggaataaatggagaaggaaaagaggaagaagatgataataatactactaataataataataataacagtaatattgATGGTGTATCTACCTGATCTCCCCTGTGAACGCCCCCTTCGGGACCTTGTAGCAGTTCTGGGCCGCGACCCCGATCCGAGGGTCCAGACCGGAGCGAACCCAGTCCAGGTAGATGGAGGGAGCAGCGCACACAACCTCTGGAggacgacgacaacaacaacaaatataacAACAGCAAgaataacaaacacaacatgatGAGAGGAGAGATGACGACAGAGACGTTCAGgactaaatacatgtttacacttaTTTAAGAACAAGGAGCCTGATACGAGAAATTAATTCATCTGGATTTTATCTATGAAATTTTAGGAAAAATAATCCCAAAAgtaagtgaaattaaattatttaaaaacgttttctttttaaatattagaGGGAAAAAAGCACTTTTAGTGTAGAAATAATCAGTGTTTTACATGAAACCTCACAGGCTTTTACGCAACTCATCCAGGTCACGTGACTCTCAATGTCATAGTGTCACCTGAGCAACAACAacgccttcctcctcctcctcctcctctctagcccctccccctcctcctccatctctcctaATGACCATGAACCCGTAAATAAACCCGGTCCCCTCAGGTCTCACCGGTCTGGTCGTGCAGGTTGGCCGTGTTCAGGGTGCTGATGAGTTCTCCCAGACTCTCCTTGGTCCCGTTCAtcttccagtttcctcccacgaAGAAGCCCCGCAGCGTCATGGCCGGTGGACGGTGGCTGGTACCCGGTAcccggcggaggaggaggaggaggaggtggaggaggaggaggaggatcagaaGTCAGTGGAGGAGTCCGGCTGCAGCAGGTCAGGTGTTTCTGGATGAAACGTCAACAGCGAaggctcctcttcttcttctgctttggGTTTATAAGGAGTCAAACAGCTTTACGGCACATCACCCGCCCCCTGCTGTACACAGGCGGTACTACACGATGGAGGAACTACACCTGTACTGACAAAGAATACGATAataatcacattattattattatctgaacGCTTCTGATGATACATAATCAGGTCTGTGAAGGGTCCCAGTCATACAGGTCATAGTTTATATCCaaaaggagttaaaaaaaaaaaggtctttttgagagttttgagaagatgtttcatcgGAGTAGCTGGAAATGCAGGAAAAATGtcctaaaaacacatttacagacaaTAAATGAAGCTCCTTAATGTGCAGCCGTGGGGCTAAAATCAGACCCAAACCAACAGCAGGATGATATTTCAGTAGCTCCTTTATTTGCTACAGTAAATTCACAATATTGCTCCTTTCACAGCCTCCCGAGTTGCACTAAATGCTGTGCGACTAATCTGGGAGGTTAAAGTACTAGAAGAATATATAGATGTAATATTTTCTTTCCCCCTGACAGTGATGCaccagttttattttgtgcatcaTTTAAAATTGACCAATAATAAAAGAGATTGTTTTGGTTTGAGCGTCTGGAGGATGAACTGGTCTggagggaggtcagaggtcaacaaTGTGCAGCTGCATGAATcatacctgcacacacacacacacacaatcagagaAGATGCACAAATACATGTAGACACTTTAATCAGTGTTAATGTTGAATATGTACAGAGCTGGAGGGAAGTCTGAGGCACATGAGTCAAACCTGAACGAGACCAGCAGGGACGACGCACAACAAAATACTGCTGCAAAAATCTCTTAAAAAGGGGAATGAAATCCAGCCGGGGGCCAGAAGGAAGGTCATCAGCCACAGACTGCTCAAATATTAGATCAGCACTTTATTCAGTACTTTAatctggtctcggtgggtgatacatttctaagtaacatcgcATTGCGTTTTCTCCTGGAGGTTGAGGACTATACACACTCTTTTAACAGTTTCCTCTGGGTTGTGTCACTTCCTTATTCCTCTTCTTTAATTATTGAGCATTTTTTACGATGTGTAAACCAGCGCCCTCTACGTGTTACGTAGTGAAAGAGCGGTGAATAAATACGATATTACACACTGTTGTCCTCAAAGAGgccaagcagagaaaaaaaagaagaatgatttAACCAATCAGGAGACTGCTCACCTGTGATTAATCAGGACTGTGTGAAGGGAAGCCACGCCCACTCTTTGGCCTCAGCCTATTGAAACATAGTATCATAATCATTATCAAGACACAGGATGAAATAACCAAGGACCAACCTTCCCACGGAAGTTCAACacgctgcagttcatcgagtggccactagaggcgcCAACAGGgcgcaaatccccatagaccccaatgttaaaaagcccaactttacagcattaatacacatgtttacagcctggtacaaaaattATATTATGGTTTATTATGGTTTATTTCAATATTCATGGCAACTGCACGGGGGGTGaatgtttttctaactcattcatttattttgcattaaggtttaaaattctgcagaATTAAGTGCGtccccgctttgagtgacaggaggtagcctgagctaacaggtagttGGGAGTTGGGTGTCTATTTATCTTAAAAAGCCATGCGACTGATGTTATCGGACCCAAATAAGAGCTAATATCTCTTTTTCTCTACCTGGTTAAAACCTTTGTGCAACTTAAACGTCTTAGAGACGTAGCAAACTGGTTTCTAAATTTCCAAAGTCCTGCTCTGGATGTGAACACGAACGTCCTCTCAACTTGGCCAAAACACACTTGACTCTTGACATGGTGTTAATGCAGAATTCTATGTTTATTAGAAAGATTTTCAACAAACATTTCGTCTTTTTACAGAGGAACTGCACACGTGTAAAAGTTCTACAAAACGCAGCTGAACCCAGGGGGAGTAAAGGAACGTTCACAGAGCGATTCAGAGCTCAGTCTACCACCGTCACACCCTCGTTCTTCTCAGCACCTCGTTGGTGTTtcgtatttattcatttttccccCACGGTGACTGGGAAACGtcggcggccatcttggatttgCTCTACGTACACATACACTCTGGACATGTGCATCAGGGGGGaaacaaggaagaagaaaataaaagacactgtACATCAAGTCTAATGTGTTAAActataaaatacaaataaatttaCATCTGTTATCTAAATAAGTGCAGGGCTCTTTTACAGgtcaaaga
It includes:
- the LOC125019853 gene encoding triosephosphate isomerase, encoding MTLRGFFVGGNWKMNGTKESLGELISTLNTANLHDQTEVVCAAPSIYLDWVRSGLDPRIGVAAQNCYKVPKGAFTGEISPAMIKDCGADWVVLGHSERRHVFGESDELIGQKVAHALENDLGVIACIGEKLEEREAGTTEEVVYAQTQVIAENVKDWGRVVLAYEPVWAIGTGRTASPEQAQEVHEKLRAWLRANVSDDVADSVRIIYGGSVTGANCRELASQGDVDGFLVGGASLKPEFVDIVNARA